A window of the Flavobacterium sangjuense genome harbors these coding sequences:
- a CDS encoding hemolysin family protein, which yields MEIGIIILCLILSAFFSGMEIAFVSSNKIYLEIEKKQDDFISKILTKLTQKPSKFIATMLVGNNIAMVVYGFFMGDLLMRWFVTLGFNFTDFSNLLLQTTISTLIVLMTSEFLPKVFFQIYANSFIKFFALPAYFFYKLFYYISSFLIWISDYVLRKFFKTEGDQINLSFSKVELGNYISEQMNAVQDHETVDSEIQIFQNALEFSGVKAREIMTPRTELVAVDLHSSITDLRELFIETGYSKILVYINTLDDIVGYVHSFELFKKPRSIKSIMISVEFVPETILIKDAMNLLTKKRRSIAVILDEYGGTSGIVTIEDIVEELFGEIEDEHDSDEELIEDKVDDSNYVFSTRLDVEYLNETYKLNIPESDSYETLGGFIVDFSKEIPLKGTQITIGNFLFVIEEATNKKIELVKMTVLD from the coding sequence ATGGAAATCGGAATAATCATTCTATGCTTGATACTTTCCGCTTTTTTCTCTGGAATGGAAATCGCTTTTGTTTCTTCCAATAAAATTTATCTTGAAATTGAAAAAAAACAAGACGATTTCATTTCCAAAATCCTAACCAAACTCACCCAAAAACCATCCAAATTTATTGCCACTATGCTTGTGGGCAACAATATAGCTATGGTTGTTTACGGGTTTTTCATGGGCGATTTATTGATGCGCTGGTTTGTAACGCTTGGATTTAACTTCACCGATTTTTCGAATTTATTGTTGCAGACAACTATTTCAACACTTATCGTTTTAATGACATCAGAGTTTTTGCCAAAAGTATTTTTTCAAATCTATGCCAATAGCTTTATCAAATTCTTTGCCTTGCCGGCGTATTTTTTCTACAAACTGTTTTATTATATTTCGTCATTTCTGATTTGGATTTCCGATTATGTTTTGCGAAAATTTTTCAAAACCGAAGGCGACCAAATCAATTTGTCTTTTAGCAAAGTTGAACTGGGGAATTATATTTCGGAACAAATGAATGCCGTGCAGGATCACGAAACCGTTGATTCTGAAATTCAGATTTTTCAAAATGCTTTAGAGTTTTCCGGTGTGAAAGCACGGGAAATCATGACGCCGAGAACCGAACTCGTTGCCGTTGATTTGCACAGTTCTATAACCGATTTGAGAGAACTTTTTATAGAAACCGGTTATTCCAAAATACTGGTTTACATTAACACACTTGATGATATTGTGGGTTATGTTCATTCGTTTGAACTTTTCAAAAAACCACGAAGTATCAAATCGATTATGATTTCGGTAGAATTTGTTCCAGAGACAATTTTGATAAAAGACGCTATGAATTTGTTGACCAAAAAACGAAGAAGCATTGCAGTGATTTTGGACGAATACGGCGGAACTTCGGGCATAGTGACCATAGAAGATATTGTCGAGGAACTGTTTGGCGAAATTGAAGACGAACACGATTCTGATGAAGAATTGATTGAAGATAAAGTAGACGATTCAAACTATGTTTTTTCAACGCGTTTGGATGTTGAATATTTAAACGAAACCTATAAATTGAATATTCCTGAGAGCGATTCGTATGAAACTTTGGGTGGATTTATTGTTGATTTTTCCAAAGAAATTCCGCTAAAAGGCACTCAAATTACTATCGGTAACTTTCTATTTGTCATTGAAGAAGCGACGAATAAGAAAATCGAATTAGTAAAAATGACCGTATTGGATTAA
- the lptC gene encoding LPS export ABC transporter periplasmic protein LptC produces MMYSTRNSVPFIIAFLFCFLIIGCESNFKEVQKMGFAEFSPSGDAEGINLKYTDSGRITANLISPKMLDYATVEFPFVEFPKGIHLTLYDKNGKETYIDAKYAVQHKATNIIDLQDAVKISNQNGEMLETEQLYYDQKNEWFFTEKKFKFTSPKGVSYGEGIDFSKDFKKVNSQKISGELQSE; encoded by the coding sequence ATGATGTATTCTACTAGAAATAGTGTCCCATTTATTATCGCATTCCTTTTTTGTTTTCTTATAATTGGTTGTGAAAGTAATTTTAAGGAAGTCCAAAAAATGGGCTTTGCCGAATTTTCACCAAGTGGTGATGCAGAAGGCATTAATCTGAAATATACCGACTCAGGAAGAATTACTGCCAATTTGATAAGTCCGAAAATGTTGGATTATGCCACAGTGGAATTTCCGTTTGTAGAATTCCCAAAAGGCATTCATTTAACGTTGTATGACAAAAACGGAAAGGAAACCTATATTGATGCCAAGTATGCCGTACAACACAAAGCAACTAATATCATCGATTTGCAGGATGCTGTAAAAATATCCAATCAAAATGGCGAAATGCTCGAAACAGAGCAATTGTATTACGACCAAAAAAACGAATGGTTTTTTACCGAAAAAAAGTTTAAATTTACTTCACCAAAAGGAGTTTCCTATGGCGAAGGAATTGATTTTAGTAAAGATTTCAAAAAAGTTAACTCACAAAAAATATCTGGAGAACTCCAGTCAGAATAA
- a CDS encoding tetratricopeptide repeat protein has product MKAIIFILSVLFITNSSAQKFDCTSKTSEYQELFKANKIAESYDVWYSVFKNCPKESEVIYTDGIQILQYKIDNAPSAEEKEKLVREVLKLYDQYNKNYPLSTPDFEVNKAMVLVTNKIEAKEEIFNLLESGFAKASKNVTDANTIYTYFSIYCERFNSGDKKITANAVLEKYTLVSSLINQLQASKPESKEYKTAQRAIGNLIKDVATCENLEAFYTKGYADNQENTDWITSALISLSGKCSTKPIFNTLAEKLYSIKVTAQSANFMALGNMKQRKFPEAIKFYTESAELQTNPTEKAKIYYTLATGLLANDLPKSKECLNKALAADPKMGKAYLFLSQLYANSANDCGKTDFEKKAVNYLAIQTAQKAGITEPRLKSASDKAAKNLESKSLTADEISKAKMNGKSLNIGCWINETITFPAK; this is encoded by the coding sequence ATGAAGGCGATTATTTTTATACTTAGCGTTTTGTTTATTACAAACAGCAGTGCTCAAAAATTTGATTGTACTTCGAAAACTTCGGAATATCAAGAACTTTTTAAAGCAAATAAAATTGCTGAATCCTACGATGTTTGGTACAGTGTTTTCAAAAATTGCCCGAAAGAAAGCGAAGTCATTTATACTGACGGAATCCAAATTCTTCAATACAAAATTGACAATGCACCTTCAGCTGAAGAAAAAGAAAAGCTGGTTCGCGAGGTGCTGAAATTGTACGACCAATACAATAAAAATTATCCTCTTTCAACTCCGGATTTTGAAGTAAATAAAGCCATGGTTTTGGTTACCAATAAAATTGAAGCCAAGGAAGAAATTTTCAATTTATTAGAAAGCGGTTTTGCCAAAGCATCAAAAAATGTAACGGATGCTAACACAATCTATACTTACTTCAGTATCTACTGCGAAAGATTTAACAGCGGCGACAAAAAAATAACCGCCAATGCTGTTTTAGAAAAATACACGCTGGTCTCTTCCTTAATTAATCAATTACAAGCCTCCAAACCAGAGAGCAAAGAATATAAAACGGCGCAAAGAGCCATTGGCAATCTGATAAAAGACGTGGCAACCTGTGAAAACCTGGAAGCTTTTTACACCAAAGGTTATGCTGACAATCAGGAAAATACCGACTGGATTACATCTGCGTTAATTAGTCTTTCCGGTAAATGCAGTACCAAACCTATCTTTAATACTTTGGCCGAAAAACTGTATTCGATTAAAGTCACAGCGCAATCTGCAAACTTCATGGCGCTAGGAAATATGAAACAAAGAAAGTTTCCGGAAGCAATTAAATTTTATACCGAATCGGCGGAATTACAAACGAACCCGACAGAAAAAGCCAAAATATATTATACGCTTGCCACTGGTTTATTAGCTAACGATTTACCAAAATCAAAAGAATGCCTGAACAAAGCATTGGCTGCTGATCCAAAAATGGGAAAAGCCTATTTGTTTTTGTCCCAACTTTATGCTAACAGCGCTAACGATTGTGGCAAAACTGATTTCGAAAAGAAAGCGGTAAATTATTTAGCAATCCAAACTGCGCAAAAAGCCGGTATTACAGAGCCAAGATTAAAGTCAGCTTCTGATAAGGCAGCCAAAAATTTAGAATCCAAATCGCTAACTGCTGACGAAATTTCCAAAGCAAAAATGAATGGAAAATCGCTAAACATTGGTTGTTGGATTAATGAAACCATTACTTTTCCTGCCAAATAA